In one Agrobacterium tumefaciens genomic region, the following are encoded:
- a CDS encoding saccharopine dehydrogenase family protein — translation MKNIVVIGAGNIGSAIAWMLAASGDYRITVADRSADQLANVPAHERVDTEIVDITDRPALEALLKGKFAVLSAAPFHLTAGIAEAAVTVGTHYLDLTEDVESTRKVKALAETAGTALIPQCGLAPGFISIVAADLAAKFDKLDSVRMRVGALPQYPSNALNYNLTWSTDGLINEYIEPCEAIVEGRLTAVPALEEREEFSLDGVTYEAFNTSGGLGTLCATLEGKVRTMNYRTIRYPGHVAIMKALLNDLNLRNRRDVLKDLFENALPGTMQDVVIVFVTVCGTRNGRFLQETYANKVYAGPVSGRMMSAIQITTAAGICTVLDLLAEGALPQKGFVRQEEVALPKFLENRFGHYYGAHEPLARVG, via the coding sequence ATGAAAAACATTGTCGTCATCGGCGCGGGCAATATCGGGTCGGCCATCGCCTGGATGCTGGCCGCATCAGGCGATTATCGCATCACCGTCGCCGACCGTTCGGCCGATCAGCTGGCCAATGTGCCGGCGCATGAACGGGTCGACACCGAAATCGTCGACATCACCGACCGTCCCGCTCTGGAAGCGCTGCTGAAGGGCAAATTCGCCGTGCTCTCCGCCGCCCCCTTCCACCTGACGGCGGGCATCGCCGAAGCGGCCGTTACTGTCGGCACGCATTATCTCGATCTCACCGAAGACGTGGAATCCACCCGCAAGGTCAAGGCTCTCGCGGAAACAGCCGGGACGGCGCTCATCCCGCAATGCGGCCTTGCGCCCGGCTTCATCTCCATCGTCGCTGCCGATCTTGCCGCCAAGTTCGACAAACTGGACAGCGTGCGCATGCGCGTAGGCGCTCTACCGCAATATCCGTCCAATGCGCTCAATTACAACCTCACCTGGAGCACGGACGGGCTGATCAACGAATATATCGAGCCCTGCGAAGCAATCGTCGAAGGCCGCCTTACCGCCGTTCCGGCGCTTGAGGAGCGCGAGGAATTTTCGCTCGACGGCGTCACCTACGAGGCGTTTAACACCTCGGGCGGCCTCGGCACGCTCTGCGCGACGCTGGAAGGCAAGGTGCGGACGATGAATTACCGCACCATCCGTTATCCCGGCCATGTGGCGATCATGAAGGCGCTGTTGAACGACCTCAACCTGCGCAATCGCCGCGATGTGCTGAAGGACCTGTTCGAAAACGCCCTGCCCGGCACCATGCAGGATGTAGTCATCGTCTTCGTCACCGTCTGCGGCACCCGCAACGGCCGTTTCCTGCAGGAAACCTATGCCAACAAGGTCTATGCCGGCCCGGTTTCCGGCCGGATGATGAGCGCCATCCAGATCACCACCGCCGCCGGCATCTGCACGGTTCTCGATCTGCTCGCCGAAGGCGCCCTGCCGCAGAAGGGCTTCGTGCGACAGGAGGAAGTGGCGCTGCCGAAGTTCCTCGAAAACCGGTTCGGGCACTATTATGGTGCGCATGAGCCGCTGGCCCGGGTTGGGTGA
- a CDS encoding YdiU family protein, whose protein sequence is MKFDNSYARLPERFSAAVLPTPVKAPRLIAFNRGLADELLLDVAGLDDERLAAIFSGNVVPQGAEPLAMAYAGHQFGGFVPQLGDGRAILLGEVIDRNGKRRDIQLKGSGPTPFSRRGDGRAALGPVLREYIVSEAMFALGIPATRALAAVLSGERVQREVGLPGGVFTRVAASHIRVGTFQFFAAREDDEAIRNLADYVIDRHYPEAKQADNPYLALLQGIAERQCDLIARWMMVGFIHGVMNTDNMAVSGETIDFGPCAFLDEYHPNKVFSSIDAQGRYAFNNQPGIAQWNIARLAECLLPLLDPQVEKAAELANAVLADFAAAFPKRWLTGMREKLGLTVEEEGDIDLVQALLALMQASEADYTLTFRRLSHAANGDAEPFRGMFIDISGADEFLARWRERAGREEISDSERSAAMLSVNPAIIPRNHRIEELIEAAVEEGDFEPFHAMLRAIATPFEERPDNFVYMQPPMSHERVFRTFCGT, encoded by the coding sequence ATGAAATTCGACAATTCCTATGCCCGCCTGCCGGAACGGTTCAGCGCCGCCGTGCTGCCGACGCCGGTGAAGGCGCCGCGGCTCATCGCCTTCAATCGTGGGCTGGCCGATGAACTCCTTCTCGATGTGGCCGGCCTTGACGATGAAAGGCTGGCGGCGATCTTTTCCGGCAATGTCGTGCCGCAGGGGGCAGAGCCGCTGGCCATGGCCTATGCCGGCCACCAGTTCGGCGGTTTCGTGCCGCAGCTGGGCGATGGCCGCGCCATTCTGCTGGGTGAGGTGATCGACAGGAACGGCAAACGCCGCGATATCCAGCTGAAGGGCTCCGGCCCGACGCCGTTTTCGCGCCGGGGAGACGGTCGCGCGGCCCTTGGCCCGGTGCTGCGCGAATATATCGTGTCGGAAGCGATGTTTGCACTTGGCATTCCCGCCACGCGGGCGCTGGCGGCTGTCCTCTCCGGCGAGAGGGTGCAGCGCGAAGTCGGCCTGCCGGGTGGTGTTTTCACCCGCGTGGCGGCAAGCCATATCCGGGTCGGCACGTTCCAGTTCTTCGCGGCGCGCGAGGATGACGAGGCGATCAGGAACCTCGCGGACTATGTGATCGACCGTCATTATCCCGAGGCGAAACAGGCAGACAATCCCTATCTCGCCCTGCTGCAAGGCATCGCCGAGAGGCAATGCGACCTCATCGCCCGCTGGATGATGGTGGGCTTCATCCATGGCGTGATGAATACCGACAATATGGCGGTGTCAGGCGAAACCATCGATTTCGGCCCCTGCGCGTTCCTTGACGAATATCATCCGAACAAGGTCTTTTCCTCCATCGATGCGCAGGGCCGTTATGCTTTCAACAACCAGCCGGGCATCGCGCAATGGAACATTGCAAGGCTGGCGGAATGCCTGCTGCCGCTGCTCGATCCGCAGGTGGAAAAAGCCGCCGAACTCGCCAATGCCGTTCTCGCCGATTTCGCCGCCGCCTTTCCCAAACGCTGGCTTACCGGCATGCGCGAAAAGCTTGGCCTGACGGTGGAGGAAGAGGGCGACATCGATCTGGTGCAGGCGCTGCTGGCGCTGATGCAGGCATCGGAGGCGGATTATACGCTGACCTTCCGGCGTCTTTCCCATGCGGCCAATGGCGATGCCGAACCATTTCGCGGCATGTTCATCGATATTTCGGGGGCAGACGAATTTCTGGCGCGCTGGCGGGAAAGAGCCGGTCGCGAGGAGATTTCCGATTCCGAACGATCAGCGGCGATGCTCTCCGTCAATCCCGCCATCATCCCGCGCAACCACCGTATCGAGGAACTGATCGAGGCAGCGGTGGAAGAGGGGGATTTCGAGCCCTTCCACGCCATGCTGAGAGCAATCGCCACGCCTTTCGAGGAGCGGCCGGATAATTTTGTCTATATGCAGCCGCCGATGAGCCATGAGCGGGTGTTCAGGACCTTTTGCGGGACGTGA
- a CDS encoding type II toxin-antitoxin system ParD family antitoxin: MSVKASVSISDQQDSFARRLVEEGRYASLSAVVQRGLELLRQETELKDAELAALRDLLVERGQGDFVSLEDGKERTAAMIAARKASHGL; this comes from the coding sequence ATGTCCGTCAAGGCCTCAGTTTCCATCTCCGATCAACAGGACAGTTTCGCCCGAAGGCTGGTCGAGGAAGGGCGTTATGCCAGCCTCAGTGCCGTTGTGCAGCGTGGGCTGGAACTGCTTCGGCAGGAAACGGAACTGAAGGACGCCGAACTTGCCGCGCTTCGTGATTTGCTGGTTGAGCGAGGGCAGGGCGACTTCGTCTCCTTGGAAGACGGCAAGGAAAGAACGGCGGCCATGATAGCAGCCCGGAAGGCCAGCCATGGCCTTTAA
- the cueR gene encoding Cu(I)-responsive transcriptional regulator has product MNIGQASEASGVSAKMIRYYEQIGLITPAARTGNNYRVYGEQDVHNLRFIKRARTLGFSLEETETLLKLWQDKTRESSAVKEIALVHIADLEQKIAEMKSMVKTLSHLAHCCGGDHRPDCPILDDLAGTDKADARPARTH; this is encoded by the coding sequence ATGAATATCGGCCAGGCATCGGAAGCATCTGGCGTTTCCGCCAAGATGATCCGTTATTACGAGCAGATCGGCCTCATCACCCCGGCCGCCCGCACCGGCAATAATTACCGGGTCTATGGCGAACAGGACGTGCACAATCTGCGCTTCATCAAGCGGGCGCGCACGCTCGGCTTCTCTCTGGAAGAAACCGAGACGCTGCTGAAACTCTGGCAGGACAAGACCCGCGAGAGTTCGGCGGTGAAGGAAATCGCGCTCGTCCACATCGCCGATCTCGAACAGAAGATTGCCGAGATGAAGAGCATGGTGAAGACGCTCTCCCATCTCGCCCATTGCTGCGGCGGCGACCACCGGCCCGACTGCCCCATCCTCGACGATCTCGCGGGCACCGATAAGGCCGACGCCAGGCCCGCACGAACCCACTGA
- a CDS encoding heavy-metal-associated domain-containing protein, translated as MSATTFLIPDMTCGHCEKTLRGALTEVLPGASVSIDLDAHKLTVTGDAATAEAAIRDAGYSPERAG; from the coding sequence ATGAGTGCAACCACCTTCCTCATTCCTGACATGACCTGCGGCCATTGCGAAAAGACCCTGCGCGGCGCTCTCACGGAGGTGCTGCCCGGCGCATCCGTCAGCATCGACCTCGATGCCCACAAGCTGACGGTTACGGGCGACGCCGCAACTGCGGAAGCGGCGATCCGCGACGCCGGTTATTCGCCGGAACGGGCGGGTTGA
- a CDS encoding class I SAM-dependent methyltransferase, giving the protein MSDASNDVIRLYNEHGADFDSLRGRSLAEKTWLDRFTSLLPQGASILDIGCGSGEPIAGYFIGNGYDVTGIDSSLPLIELCRARFPEKLWAVADMRKLALGRRFDGLIAWHSFFHLKAEDQRRMFGIFGQHANDGAALMFTAGPGEGQAIGTFQGKPLYHASLAREEYESLLAAHGFRLLDHVVEDPDCGGATIYLARRVAA; this is encoded by the coding sequence ATGTCGGACGCCTCCAATGATGTCATCAGGCTCTACAATGAGCACGGCGCTGATTTCGACAGTCTGCGCGGCCGTTCGCTTGCCGAGAAAACCTGGCTGGACAGGTTCACATCGCTCCTGCCACAGGGCGCATCCATTCTCGATATTGGCTGCGGTTCCGGTGAGCCGATTGCCGGCTACTTCATTGGCAATGGTTATGATGTGACGGGCATCGATTCGTCATTGCCGCTGATCGAACTTTGCCGCGCCAGATTTCCGGAAAAGCTCTGGGCGGTTGCGGATATGCGAAAGCTTGCGCTTGGCCGCCGCTTCGACGGGTTGATTGCCTGGCACAGTTTTTTCCATCTGAAGGCGGAAGATCAGCGCCGCATGTTCGGAATTTTTGGACAGCACGCCAATGACGGAGCGGCACTGATGTTTACGGCCGGACCGGGAGAGGGGCAAGCGATCGGGACCTTTCAGGGCAAGCCGCTTTATCACGCAAGCCTTGCCCGGGAAGAATATGAAAGCCTGCTTGCAGCACACGGGTTCCGGCTTCTCGATCACGTCGTTGAGGATCCCGATTGCGGCGGAGCGACGATTTACCTCGCCAGACGCGTCGCGGCTTGA
- a CDS encoding copper-translocating P-type ATPase has protein sequence MNETVRHAHSQDPVSIPVEGMTCASCVRRVETAAAKVPGVLSSSVNFATKKLTIEPADGFSARVLGAAIKKVGYDIAPERQEFVAEGLHGEANAERLKAILEAVATIVAVKVDAASAKVAVEMIGGRRERDALVETARLAGFTLKTPRAHDHSAHHGHHGHHQAQAHEAAGATGGHDHMQHAGEEGALKRDLTIAAILTAPLFVLEMGGHLYEPMHHWLMGIIETQNLYYIYFALATAVIFGPGLRFLKTGFPALLRGAPEMNSLVALGVTAAYLYSVVVTFAPDLLPEEAQFVYYEAATVIVTLILTGRLLEARASGRTGDAIRKLMSLQAKTARVERDGTTIDISPEDLMAGDIVVIRPGERLAVDGEVVEGSSYVDESMISGEPVPVEKTVGATVVGGTINKTGAFKFKATKVGADTMLSQIIRMVEEAQGSKLPIQLLVDRVTALFVPVVIAIAVLTFIVWAIFGPEPAYTFALVNAVAVLIIACPCAMGLATPTSIMVGTGRAAELGVLFRKGQALQELRSAQIVVVDKTGTVTKGRPELTDLVVAEGFADNEVLALVAAVEGRSEHPIAEAIVRAAEEKKLATPAGLEPATVENFESVTGYGIAATVNGRRVEVGADRFMAKLGHSVDIFAEAAARLGDEGKTPLYAAIDGRLAAAIAVADPLKPSSVTAIRALQAMGIEVAMVTGDNERTANAIARQVGISRVVAEVLPEGKVKAIHEMRAGGKVLAFVGDGINDAPALAEADIGIAVGTGTDVAIESADVVLVGGDLLGAVNAIEMSRATIRNIKENLFWAFGYNAALIPVAAGVLYPAFGITLSPMIGAGAMALSSVFVLANALRLKRAKVAHREVTS, from the coding sequence ATGAACGAGACAGTCAGACACGCCCATTCACAAGACCCGGTTTCCATTCCAGTCGAAGGCATGACCTGCGCCTCCTGCGTGCGGCGCGTGGAAACGGCGGCGGCCAAGGTGCCCGGCGTCCTATCCAGCTCCGTGAACTTCGCCACGAAGAAACTCACCATCGAACCCGCCGACGGGTTTTCGGCCAGGGTGCTGGGCGCCGCCATCAAGAAGGTCGGTTACGACATCGCCCCGGAGCGGCAGGAATTCGTAGCGGAAGGTTTGCACGGCGAGGCGAATGCGGAACGGCTGAAAGCCATTCTGGAGGCGGTCGCCACCATCGTTGCCGTCAAGGTCGATGCTGCCTCGGCCAAAGTTGCCGTGGAAATGATCGGCGGCCGGCGCGAACGCGATGCGCTTGTTGAAACGGCAAGACTTGCCGGTTTTACGCTGAAGACGCCGAGGGCGCACGATCATTCGGCCCATCACGGGCACCATGGACATCATCAGGCTCAGGCTCATGAGGCAGCCGGCGCAACCGGCGGCCACGACCATATGCAGCATGCGGGCGAAGAGGGCGCGCTGAAGCGCGACCTGACGATTGCCGCGATCCTGACCGCGCCGCTTTTCGTGCTGGAAATGGGTGGTCACCTTTATGAGCCGATGCATCACTGGCTGATGGGCATCATCGAGACGCAGAACCTCTATTACATCTATTTCGCACTGGCGACGGCGGTGATTTTCGGGCCGGGCCTGCGTTTCCTCAAGACCGGTTTTCCGGCGCTTTTGCGCGGCGCGCCGGAAATGAACTCGCTGGTGGCGCTGGGCGTCACCGCGGCCTATCTCTATTCGGTCGTCGTCACCTTCGCGCCGGACCTGCTGCCGGAGGAGGCGCAGTTTGTCTATTACGAGGCGGCCACCGTCATCGTGACGCTGATCCTGACCGGGCGGCTTCTGGAGGCCCGTGCCAGCGGCCGCACCGGGGATGCCATCCGCAAGCTGATGAGCCTGCAGGCAAAGACCGCCCGGGTGGAGCGCGATGGTACCACCATCGATATTTCCCCTGAGGACCTGATGGCCGGCGATATCGTCGTCATCCGTCCCGGCGAAAGGCTGGCGGTGGATGGCGAAGTCGTCGAAGGCTCGTCCTATGTCGATGAGTCGATGATATCGGGCGAACCCGTGCCGGTGGAAAAGACGGTCGGCGCAACGGTTGTCGGCGGCACCATCAACAAGACAGGTGCTTTCAAGTTCAAGGCGACCAAGGTGGGCGCCGACACCATGCTGTCGCAGATCATCCGCATGGTGGAGGAGGCGCAAGGGTCGAAGCTGCCGATCCAGCTGCTGGTGGACCGCGTCACTGCGCTGTTCGTGCCCGTTGTCATCGCCATCGCGGTGCTGACCTTCATCGTCTGGGCGATCTTCGGTCCCGAGCCTGCCTATACTTTCGCGCTGGTCAATGCCGTGGCGGTGCTCATCATTGCGTGCCCCTGCGCCATGGGTCTCGCTACGCCCACCTCGATCATGGTCGGCACAGGCCGGGCGGCGGAGCTGGGCGTGCTGTTCCGCAAGGGACAGGCTCTGCAGGAGCTGCGTTCGGCGCAGATCGTCGTGGTCGACAAGACCGGCACTGTCACCAAGGGTCGCCCGGAACTGACCGATCTGGTGGTTGCGGAAGGCTTCGCCGATAACGAGGTGCTGGCGCTCGTCGCCGCCGTCGAGGGCCGCTCGGAACATCCGATTGCCGAAGCCATCGTCCGGGCTGCGGAAGAAAAGAAGCTTGCGACCCCCGCAGGACTCGAACCTGCGACTGTCGAAAACTTCGAAAGCGTGACGGGTTATGGCATCGCCGCCACCGTCAATGGCCGCAGGGTCGAAGTCGGCGCGGATCGGTTCATGGCGAAACTCGGCCATTCCGTGGATATCTTCGCTGAGGCCGCCGCAAGGCTGGGTGACGAGGGCAAGACGCCGCTTTATGCCGCCATCGACGGCAGGCTGGCCGCCGCGATTGCCGTCGCCGATCCGCTGAAACCCTCGAGTGTGACCGCCATCAGGGCGCTACAGGCCATGGGCATCGAAGTGGCCATGGTGACGGGCGACAATGAACGCACGGCGAATGCAATCGCCCGGCAGGTCGGCATTTCCCGCGTGGTGGCCGAAGTATTGCCCGAGGGCAAGGTGAAGGCGATCCACGAGATGCGCGCCGGCGGCAAGGTGCTGGCCTTCGTTGGCGACGGCATCAATGACGCGCCGGCGCTCGCCGAGGCCGATATCGGCATCGCCGTCGGCACCGGCACGGATGTCGCCATTGAAAGCGCCGATGTGGTGCTGGTCGGCGGCGATCTTCTGGGCGCAGTCAACGCCATCGAGATGAGCCGGGCGACCATTCGCAACATCAAGGAAAACCTGTTCTGGGCCTTTGGTTATAATGCGGCGCTGATACCGGTCGCGGCGGGCGTACTTTATCCGGCCTTCGGCATCACGCTGTCGCCGATGATCGGTGCGGGCGCCATGGCGCTGTCCAGCGTCTTCGTTCTTGCCAATGCGCTGCGGTTGAAACGGGCGAAGGTGGCCCATCGGGAGGTGACGTCATGA
- a CDS encoding MFS transporter, with the protein MTEKNGWSELLSGANLSLLTVISSGIGLHAFNQFAVVTALPVAVREIGGAAFYSWAYSLYFVGSVAGGVTAVLFRERFGARAVLLLCCLIFSIGSVMSALADSFLWVVIGRALQGLADGLIVAVCYSLIPAGFRSALLPKVFAIEAAIWAVASFIGPLTGGFATEHVSWRATFLLSAPLIALLLAYTNSAVSAERPVVATRKPLVPLSLCLVGALAFSAPSAFEDATLRVIALLAGAALLWAALKAGIRPSTALFPKDSFRLKTVLGSGFWVLFLMSYAHALGSVYLAYVAINLWQYEPTFAGFIVVTMPLAWSLVAMLIGSLRSDRLREICLHYGPYQMVPGCALLGLGLSTGNWAEMLAGQILIGSAFGMSWAGISQAAMEAAPEEERKMTGALLPTVATLGAAAGAGASGTVAAATDLVTQIDLADVTMPMVYLYGLGVLVSLLAILTTRGLRSAER; encoded by the coding sequence ATGACGGAGAAAAACGGCTGGAGCGAATTGTTGAGCGGGGCGAACCTCTCGCTTCTGACCGTCATTTCCTCCGGTATCGGCCTGCATGCCTTCAATCAGTTTGCGGTGGTGACGGCCTTGCCGGTCGCCGTGCGTGAAATTGGTGGCGCTGCCTTTTACAGCTGGGCCTATAGCCTTTATTTCGTCGGTTCCGTGGCGGGCGGTGTCACCGCCGTTCTGTTTCGCGAGCGATTTGGCGCGCGCGCCGTCCTCCTCCTGTGCTGCCTGATTTTTTCCATCGGCTCCGTCATGTCGGCGCTCGCCGACAGCTTTTTATGGGTCGTCATCGGCCGGGCATTGCAGGGGCTTGCCGACGGTCTGATCGTGGCGGTGTGCTACAGCCTCATACCCGCCGGTTTCCGTTCCGCCCTGCTGCCCAAGGTCTTCGCCATCGAGGCGGCCATCTGGGCGGTCGCGTCTTTCATCGGGCCGTTGACCGGTGGTTTTGCCACCGAGCACGTGTCATGGCGCGCCACCTTCCTTTTGTCGGCGCCCCTGATTGCGCTGTTGCTGGCTTATACGAACTCTGCCGTATCCGCCGAGAGGCCGGTGGTAGCGACGCGCAAACCGCTGGTGCCCTTGTCCCTTTGCCTTGTTGGCGCCCTGGCTTTTTCGGCGCCTTCCGCCTTTGAGGATGCGACCCTGCGCGTCATCGCCCTGCTTGCCGGGGCAGCGCTGTTATGGGCGGCGCTGAAGGCGGGCATCCGCCCTTCCACCGCTCTTTTCCCGAAGGATTCCTTCCGGCTGAAGACGGTGCTCGGCAGTGGTTTCTGGGTGCTGTTCCTGATGTCCTATGCCCATGCGCTGGGCAGCGTCTATCTGGCCTACGTTGCCATCAATCTCTGGCAATACGAACCGACTTTCGCCGGCTTCATCGTCGTGACCATGCCGCTTGCCTGGAGCCTGGTGGCCATGCTCATCGGCAGCCTGCGCTCCGACCGCCTGCGGGAAATTTGCCTGCATTACGGTCCTTATCAGATGGTGCCGGGATGCGCCCTGCTTGGACTGGGGCTTTCGACGGGGAACTGGGCGGAAATGCTGGCCGGGCAAATCCTCATCGGTTCGGCCTTCGGCATGTCATGGGCAGGCATCAGCCAGGCGGCCATGGAGGCGGCACCTGAAGAGGAGCGCAAGATGACGGGCGCGCTTCTGCCCACGGTCGCGACACTCGGAGCCGCGGCCGGAGCGGGCGCAAGCGGCACGGTTGCGGCCGCAACCGATCTGGTCACGCAGATCGATCTCGCCGATGTGACAATGCCGATGGTCTATCTTTATGGGCTGGGCGTTCTCGTTTCGCTGCTGGCGATCCTGACGACGCGCGGTCTGCGAAGCGCGGAGCGTTAA
- a CDS encoding DUF1232 domain-containing protein: MLEKLKRWAKSIKRDVHALYLAARDPRTPLLAKAVAVVVAAYALSPIDLIPDFIPVIGYLDDLLIVPLGIMLAARLVPPQLLAEHRLAAEAAQSRPVSRVAAAIFVLLWVVAALTILCAAKNFLFP; the protein is encoded by the coding sequence ATGCTTGAAAAGCTCAAACGATGGGCGAAATCCATTAAGCGTGACGTTCACGCCCTTTATCTTGCCGCGCGCGACCCACGCACGCCATTGCTTGCCAAGGCGGTGGCCGTGGTGGTGGCCGCCTATGCGCTTTCACCGATCGATCTCATCCCGGATTTCATACCTGTCATTGGATATCTGGACGATCTTCTCATCGTTCCGCTTGGTATCATGCTGGCCGCGCGCCTCGTGCCGCCGCAACTGCTCGCCGAACATCGGCTGGCTGCCGAAGCCGCTCAATCGCGACCCGTCAGCCGCGTGGCCGCCGCGATATTCGTGCTTTTATGGGTTGTGGCGGCGCTCACGATTCTGTGTGCAGCAAAAAACTTCCTCTTCCCTTGA
- a CDS encoding glycoside hydrolase family 32 protein, whose protein sequence is MTVVEAVAEPESAIRIIHTDLPVNATFHVWLKAKKDAEPGAVSFSNQNGKFAEVSSVNTEEFGFRIYQVFGGGHVELSYDTVTTAVSVIYWFTASDVLETGITVVHTKPDNAAPELPGSYHFRPPFGWMNDPNGFGRFEGRPHLFYQHYSHGLRWNTMHWGHAVSSDYLRWRHLPIFLFPSEDLTTRPDKRGGAYSGSTIPLVEGTGIRVFFTEQVQDRIPEQQIQLTATSSDLIMAGQAEVILGHRPDGQGLTPDFRDPYVFRGPDGLWKMVLGSQSDGGGVILLYETLDPTAASGWTYVGKLWVETRYKTTAIECPCLLPLDGPANARSTRWVLVYGLMHSEDPETGRKNLTMADVGWFDGKLFTKESGQELDFGTDNYAFQAFLDGDSIIGIGWLANWADANPEIDFPTSMTLPRRIHYANGELLTPPIGAAESLRSHILDRTRLAAGERVTFINGAVEILFELASPGAPFELVLDHPAVRLGVVSDETGLWIRHEDGREGPSPHYIATGARASRVRIFLDYGSIEVFANRGRYVGTKRIEGFEPVRSALLKAGPGAVVHATSWALKP, encoded by the coding sequence ATGACCGTCGTTGAAGCCGTAGCCGAGCCGGAAAGCGCCATCCGCATCATTCACACCGACCTGCCCGTCAACGCCACCTTCCATGTCTGGCTGAAGGCGAAGAAAGATGCCGAGCCGGGTGCCGTCTCCTTTTCCAATCAGAATGGAAAATTCGCTGAGGTTTCAAGCGTCAACACGGAAGAGTTCGGTTTTCGAATCTATCAGGTTTTTGGCGGCGGCCATGTGGAGCTGAGTTACGACACGGTCACAACAGCCGTTTCCGTCATCTACTGGTTCACGGCGTCGGATGTGCTCGAAACCGGCATTACCGTCGTCCATACCAAGCCGGACAATGCCGCACCGGAGCTTCCCGGCAGCTATCACTTCCGCCCGCCTTTCGGCTGGATGAACGACCCGAACGGTTTCGGACGCTTCGAGGGGCGCCCGCACCTGTTCTATCAGCATTATTCGCACGGGCTGCGCTGGAACACCATGCATTGGGGCCATGCCGTCTCGTCGGATTATCTGCGCTGGCGGCACCTGCCGATCTTCCTTTTCCCTTCCGAAGATCTGACGACGCGGCCGGACAAGCGCGGCGGCGCCTATTCCGGTTCCACCATTCCGCTGGTGGAAGGCACGGGCATCCGCGTCTTCTTCACCGAGCAGGTGCAGGACCGCATCCCCGAACAGCAGATACAGCTCACCGCCACCTCCTCCGATCTCATCATGGCCGGACAGGCCGAGGTCATTCTCGGCCACCGCCCGGACGGACAGGGGCTGACGCCGGATTTCCGCGACCCTTATGTCTTTCGCGGCCCCGACGGCCTGTGGAAAATGGTGCTCGGTAGCCAGAGCGATGGCGGCGGTGTGATCCTGCTTTACGAGACGCTGGACCCCACCGCCGCATCGGGCTGGACCTATGTGGGCAAGCTGTGGGTGGAAACCCGTTATAAAACCACGGCCATCGAATGCCCCTGTCTGCTGCCGCTCGATGGACCCGCCAATGCCCGCTCCACCCGCTGGGTGCTGGTCTATGGGCTGATGCATTCGGAGGACCCGGAGACCGGCCGCAAGAACCTCACCATGGCCGATGTCGGCTGGTTCGACGGCAAGCTCTTCACCAAGGAATCCGGGCAGGAGCTGGATTTCGGCACCGATAATTACGCCTTCCAGGCCTTTCTGGATGGCGACAGCATCATCGGCATCGGCTGGCTGGCCAATTGGGCGGATGCCAATCCGGAGATCGATTTTCCCACCTCCATGACGCTGCCGCGCCGGATTCACTATGCAAACGGCGAGCTGCTGACCCCGCCCATCGGTGCGGCGGAAAGCCTGCGCAGCCATATTCTCGACCGCACGCGGCTGGCCGCCGGCGAACGCGTTACCTTCATCAACGGGGCGGTGGAAATATTGTTCGAGCTTGCCTCACCCGGCGCGCCCTTCGAACTGGTGCTCGATCATCCGGCGGTCAGGCTGGGCGTCGTTTCCGATGAAACGGGCCTGTGGATACGCCACGAAGACGGGCGGGAAGGTCCTTCGCCGCATTACATCGCCACGGGCGCAAGAGCCTCGCGCGTCCGCATCTTTCTGGATTACGGCTCCATCGAAGTTTTCGCCAATCGCGGCCGATATGTGGGCACCAAGCGCATTGAGGGTTTTGAACCGGTGCGCTCGGCGCTGCTGAAGGCCGGCCCCGGTGCGGTGGTGCATGCCACCAGCTGGGCGCTGAAACCCTGA
- a CDS encoding type II toxin-antitoxin system RelE/ParE family toxin yields the protein MAFKVLRSTQTDQDLGLILDHLIQSYLDLGDALPAAFKRAARRVGSIEADMEALHKAPFQGTLLPEILPDLRRVTKNKAVFYFDVDEAEKTVRILAVFFGGQDHQRHMLKRLSSGPAAAAS from the coding sequence ATGGCCTTTAAGGTCCTGCGTTCAACGCAGACGGATCAGGACCTCGGCCTCATTCTCGATCATCTTATCCAGTCCTATCTCGACCTCGGCGACGCGTTGCCAGCGGCTTTCAAGCGCGCGGCGCGACGCGTGGGATCGATTGAAGCGGATATGGAAGCGCTTCACAAAGCACCTTTTCAGGGGACATTATTGCCGGAAATATTGCCCGACCTTCGCCGGGTAACAAAAAATAAGGCTGTCTTTTATTTCGATGTCGATGAGGCAGAAAAGACCGTGCGCATCCTTGCCGTCTTCTTCGGCGGACAGGACCATCAGCGCCATATGTTGAAGCGCCTCTCGTCAGGCCCGGCCGCCGCCGCCAGTTAG